A region of Bacillus cabrialesii DNA encodes the following proteins:
- the gudP gene encoding glucarate transporter GudP, which translates to MKKDYANVSPAGKKTSVRWFIVFMLFLVTSINYADRATLSITGDSVQHDLGLDSVAMGYVFSAFGWAYVIGQLPGGWLLDRFGSKTVIALSIFFWSFFTMLQGAIGFFTAGTAIILLFALRFLVGLSEAPSFPGNGRVVASWFPSSERGTASAFFNSAQYFAIVIFSPLMGWLTHSFGWHSVFVVMGAAGILLAVIWLKTVYEPKKHPKVNEAELAYIEQGGGLISMDDGKSKQETESKWPYIKQLLTNRMLIGVYIAQYCITTLTYFFLTWFPVYLVQARGMSILEAGFVASLPALCGFAGGVLGGIVSDFLLKKGRSLTFARKVPIIIGMLLSCSMIVCNYTDSAWLVVVIMSLAFFGKGFGALGWAVVSDTSPKECAGLSGGLFNTFGNIASITTPIIIGYIVNATGSFNGALVFVGANAIAAILSYLLLVGPIKRVVLKKQEQDPDQSLPV; encoded by the coding sequence ATGAAAAAAGACTATGCGAATGTTTCACCGGCGGGCAAAAAAACGTCAGTACGCTGGTTCATCGTTTTTATGCTGTTTCTTGTGACCTCTATTAACTACGCGGATCGGGCGACGCTTTCCATCACCGGAGATTCCGTCCAGCATGATCTGGGATTGGACTCGGTCGCTATGGGATATGTGTTTTCAGCTTTTGGCTGGGCTTATGTCATCGGCCAGCTTCCGGGCGGCTGGCTGCTGGACCGATTTGGTTCAAAGACTGTCATAGCGTTAAGCATCTTTTTCTGGTCGTTTTTTACAATGCTGCAAGGGGCGATTGGTTTTTTCACCGCCGGTACAGCGATTATCCTGCTGTTTGCACTTCGTTTTCTGGTAGGCTTGTCCGAAGCGCCTTCATTTCCCGGAAACGGAAGAGTTGTTGCCTCATGGTTCCCAAGCTCCGAGCGCGGGACAGCTTCAGCCTTTTTTAATTCAGCTCAATACTTCGCAATCGTCATTTTTTCTCCTTTAATGGGCTGGCTCACCCACTCCTTCGGCTGGCATTCCGTTTTCGTTGTCATGGGCGCCGCGGGCATCCTATTAGCTGTCATCTGGCTGAAAACGGTGTATGAACCGAAAAAACATCCGAAAGTCAACGAAGCCGAGCTTGCGTACATTGAACAGGGCGGCGGGCTGATTTCCATGGATGACGGCAAAAGCAAGCAGGAAACAGAATCGAAATGGCCCTATATTAAACAGCTGTTAACGAACCGCATGCTGATCGGCGTATACATCGCGCAATATTGCATTACGACTCTCACTTATTTCTTTCTCACATGGTTTCCGGTATATTTGGTTCAAGCCCGCGGAATGTCTATCCTTGAAGCGGGGTTTGTCGCTTCCCTTCCGGCGCTGTGCGGATTTGCCGGCGGCGTGCTTGGAGGCATCGTGTCAGACTTCTTGCTCAAAAAAGGCCGTTCGCTGACCTTTGCAAGAAAAGTGCCGATTATTATCGGCATGCTGCTGTCTTGCAGTATGATCGTCTGCAACTACACAGATTCAGCGTGGCTCGTCGTTGTCATTATGTCACTCGCGTTTTTCGGAAAAGGCTTCGGCGCATTGGGATGGGCTGTCGTGTCGGACACCTCTCCGAAAGAGTGTGCAGGATTGAGCGGCGGTTTGTTCAACACTTTCGGAAATATTGCCTCGATTACAACACCGATTATTATCGGCTACATCGTCAATGCCACAGGATCTTTTAATGGCGCGCTCGTGTTTGTCGGCGCTAACGCGATTGCGGCGATCCTCAGCTACCTGCTGCTGGTCGGGCCGATCAAACGGGTCGTATTGAAGAAACAAGAGCAAGATCCTGATCAATCATTGCCTGTCTAA
- the gudD gene encoding glucarate dehydratase, translating into MGSPIQEQIQNEKRSNIPSITEMKVIPVAGHDSMLLNLSGAHSPFFTRNIVILTDSSGNQGVGEVPGGEQIRHTLELVEPLVVGKSIGAYQSILQTVRKQFADQDRGGRGIQTFDLRTTVHAVTALEAALLDLLGKFLQEPVAALLGEGKQRDEVKMLGYLFYIGDRKRTTLPYQSDEKSDCAWFRLRHEEALTPEAIVRLAESAQERYGFQDFKLKGGVLRGEDEIEAVTALSKRFPEARITLDPNGAWSLEEAIALCKGKHDVLAYAEDPCGDENGYSAREVMAEFRRATGLPTATNMIATDWREMGHAIQLHAVDIPLADPHFWTMQGSVRVAQMCHDWGLTWGSHSNNHFDISLAMFTHVAAAAPGRITAIDTHWIWQDGQRLTKQPFEIADGCVKVPNKPGLGVDIDMEQVEKAHELYQKMNLGARNDAIPMQFLMSNWKFDRKRPCLVR; encoded by the coding sequence ATGGGTTCACCAATACAAGAGCAGATTCAAAACGAAAAAAGATCGAATATTCCTTCAATTACCGAGATGAAGGTGATCCCTGTTGCGGGACATGATAGCATGCTGCTGAATCTGAGCGGCGCACACAGCCCATTTTTCACCCGGAATATCGTGATCTTAACCGACAGCAGCGGAAATCAGGGAGTCGGAGAGGTGCCTGGCGGAGAACAGATACGCCATACGCTGGAGCTGGTGGAGCCGCTTGTTGTCGGAAAATCCATTGGCGCGTACCAGTCGATATTGCAAACGGTCAGAAAGCAGTTTGCCGATCAGGACAGGGGAGGACGGGGCATCCAGACGTTTGATTTGCGCACCACTGTGCACGCCGTCACCGCGCTGGAAGCCGCGTTGTTGGATTTGCTTGGAAAGTTTCTTCAGGAACCGGTCGCAGCTTTGCTTGGGGAAGGGAAGCAGCGCGATGAAGTGAAAATGCTCGGCTACCTCTTTTACATCGGTGACCGAAAGCGGACGACCTTGCCGTATCAAAGCGATGAGAAGTCAGATTGTGCGTGGTTCCGTCTTCGCCATGAGGAAGCACTGACGCCAGAGGCCATTGTACGCCTTGCCGAATCCGCGCAGGAGCGCTACGGCTTTCAGGATTTCAAGCTGAAAGGCGGGGTGCTGCGGGGAGAGGATGAAATCGAAGCTGTCACCGCGTTATCAAAACGTTTTCCGGAGGCAAGGATCACACTTGATCCGAACGGGGCATGGTCATTAGAGGAAGCCATTGCATTATGCAAAGGAAAGCATGATGTGCTCGCGTATGCGGAAGATCCGTGCGGGGATGAGAACGGCTACTCCGCCCGTGAAGTGATGGCTGAATTCCGCCGGGCTACGGGGCTTCCGACCGCAACAAATATGATAGCGACGGACTGGCGGGAAATGGGTCACGCGATTCAGCTTCACGCGGTGGATATTCCGCTGGCTGATCCGCATTTCTGGACGATGCAGGGTTCAGTGCGAGTTGCGCAAATGTGCCATGATTGGGGTTTGACATGGGGCTCTCACTCCAACAACCATTTTGATATCTCTCTTGCGATGTTTACCCATGTGGCAGCAGCGGCTCCGGGACGCATCACGGCGATTGATACCCATTGGATCTGGCAGGACGGGCAGCGTTTGACGAAACAGCCTTTTGAGATTGCTGATGGCTGTGTGAAGGTGCCGAATAAGCCCGGGCTTGGCGTTGACATTGATATGGAACAAGTGGAAAAAGCGCATGAACTCTATCAAAAAATGAATTTAGGCGCACGGAATGACGCGATCCCTATGCAGTTTCTGATGAGCAATTGGAAGTTTGACCGGAAACGCCCGTGTCTTGTGCGATAA
- a CDS encoding FadR/GntR family transcriptional regulator, translating to MYEGLEDLKVDTVNRKTLAKQVIERIVHLLSSGQLKAGDKLPTEMELMDILHVSRPVLREALSSLETLGVITRKTRGGTYFNDKIGMQPFSVMLALATDNLPAIIEARMALELGLVTIAAEKINEDELQRLRKTIDDIANSTDNLYGEADKEFHRIIALSANNPVVEGMIQSLLITHAKIDSQIPYRERDVTVEYHKKIYDALAKRDPYKAHYHMYEHLKFVRDKILKGMDEK from the coding sequence GTGTACGAAGGTTTAGAAGATCTGAAAGTCGATACAGTCAATCGGAAAACATTAGCCAAGCAGGTCATTGAACGGATTGTCCATTTATTATCAAGCGGACAATTAAAGGCCGGGGATAAATTGCCGACAGAAATGGAACTGATGGACATTTTGCATGTCAGCAGGCCGGTGCTTCGGGAGGCGCTAAGTTCACTTGAAACGCTGGGCGTCATTACGAGAAAAACCCGCGGCGGCACGTATTTCAACGACAAAATCGGCATGCAGCCATTTTCCGTCATGCTTGCTTTGGCCACTGATAATCTTCCGGCTATCATTGAAGCGCGGATGGCGTTAGAACTCGGGCTCGTGACGATTGCCGCGGAAAAAATCAATGAGGATGAGCTTCAGCGTTTGCGGAAGACGATCGACGACATCGCCAACAGCACTGACAATCTTTATGGTGAAGCAGATAAAGAATTCCATCGAATTATTGCGTTAAGTGCCAATAACCCCGTTGTTGAAGGGATGATTCAGTCTCTCTTAATCACCCATGCGAAAATTGACAGCCAGATTCCGTACAGGGAGAGAGATGTAACGGTTGAATATCACAAAAAAATCTACGACGCTCTTGCTAAAAGAGACCCTTACAAAGCGCATTACCACATGTATGAGCATCTGAAATTTGTCCGTGACAAAATTCTGAAGGGCATGGATGAGAAATAA
- the garD gene encoding galactarate dehydratase, protein MAMNLRQNQEPLYIKVNETDNTAIIVNDGGLPKGTVFSCGLVLEEDVPQGHKVALTDLNQGDEIVRYGEVIGFADETIKRGSWIREALVRMPAPPALDDLPLANRVPKPLPPLEGYTFEGYRNADGSAGTKNILGITTSVQCVVGVLDYAVKRIKEELLPKYPNVDDVVPLHHQYGCGVAINAPDAIIPIRTIQNLAKHPNFGGEVMVIGLGCEKLLPARIVSENPDDILSLQDHQGFAAMIQSILEMAEERLIRLNSRTRVTCPVSDLVIGLQCGGSDAFSGVTANPAVGYAADLLVRAGATVLFSEVTEVRDAIHLLTPRAVSEEVGQSLINEMKWYDSYLRRGEADRSANPSPGNKKGGLSNVVEKALGSVAKSGTSPISGVLGPGERAEQKGLLFAATPASDFVCGTLQLAAGMNLQVFTTGRGTPYGLAAAPVLKVSTRHSLSEHWADLIDINAGRIATGEAGIEDVGWEIFRTILDVASGRKQTWADHWGLHNDLCLFNPAPVT, encoded by the coding sequence ATGGCGATGAACCTCAGGCAGAACCAAGAGCCCCTTTACATCAAAGTGAATGAAACAGATAACACGGCGATTATTGTCAATGACGGGGGACTGCCAAAGGGCACTGTTTTTTCATGCGGGCTCGTACTTGAAGAGGATGTCCCTCAAGGCCATAAGGTGGCGTTAACCGATCTCAATCAAGGGGATGAGATCGTGCGTTACGGAGAGGTGATCGGATTTGCCGACGAGACGATCAAACGAGGGAGCTGGATACGGGAAGCCCTCGTGAGAATGCCCGCTCCTCCGGCGTTAGACGATCTTCCTCTCGCAAACAGAGTGCCGAAGCCGCTTCCCCCTCTTGAAGGATATACGTTTGAAGGGTACCGGAACGCGGACGGCAGTGCCGGCACGAAAAATATTCTCGGCATCACCACAAGTGTTCAATGTGTCGTTGGCGTTTTGGATTATGCGGTCAAACGGATCAAAGAAGAGCTGCTGCCCAAATATCCAAACGTCGATGACGTTGTGCCGCTGCATCATCAATACGGCTGCGGCGTGGCGATCAATGCGCCGGATGCCATCATTCCGATCCGCACGATTCAAAATCTCGCGAAGCACCCGAACTTCGGCGGAGAAGTGATGGTGATCGGATTGGGATGTGAAAAGCTCCTCCCGGCAAGAATTGTCTCTGAGAATCCTGATGATATCCTATCACTCCAAGATCACCAAGGTTTTGCGGCGATGATTCAATCCATTTTGGAAATGGCGGAGGAACGGTTAATCAGGCTGAACAGCAGAACCCGTGTGACCTGCCCTGTTTCTGATCTGGTGATCGGCCTGCAATGCGGCGGCAGTGATGCGTTTTCCGGCGTGACGGCGAATCCTGCCGTGGGGTATGCGGCTGATTTATTGGTTCGGGCAGGTGCGACGGTTTTGTTTTCTGAAGTGACAGAGGTGCGGGATGCGATTCATTTATTAACGCCGCGGGCTGTCAGTGAAGAGGTTGGACAATCGCTGATCAACGAGATGAAGTGGTATGACAGCTATCTCCGGCGGGGAGAAGCTGACCGCAGCGCGAACCCGTCACCAGGCAATAAAAAAGGCGGATTATCCAATGTGGTGGAAAAAGCGTTAGGCTCGGTAGCCAAATCAGGCACAAGCCCCATCTCCGGCGTGCTCGGCCCAGGTGAAAGAGCGGAGCAAAAAGGCCTGCTGTTCGCGGCGACACCGGCAAGCGATTTCGTGTGCGGTACCCTTCAGCTGGCGGCAGGCATGAATCTGCAGGTTTTTACGACAGGAAGGGGAACACCGTACGGCCTGGCGGCTGCCCCGGTGCTGAAAGTATCGACACGGCATTCCTTATCAGAGCATTGGGCTGATTTAATCGATATCAATGCCGGTCGAATCGCAACAGGAGAGGCCGGTATCGAAGACGTAGGATGGGAGATTTTCAGGACGATTCTCGATGTGGCAAGCGGCCGCAAACAAACGTGGGCGGACCATTGGGGCCTTCATAATGATTTGTGCTTGTTTAATCCTGCTCCTGTGACTTGA
- the mphK gene encoding macrolide 2'-phosphotransferase MphK gives MTNLTEKQVITEIVRVARKQGLTVHSKNAQLNETGMDFQVVFAEDDTGMQWVLRKPRRSDVVERAYAEGRTLAFLSANLTADVPDWRIHTPELIAYPMLKGTPTAGVDLEQKQYVWNMNHQPPSDNFVHTLAGILAELHGTDQISAGQSGIEVISPEDFRRMAADSMVDVKNKLGVSKQLWERWQTWINDDAYWPDFSTLIHGDLHPPHILIDQNERVAGLLDWTEAKVADPAKDFVLYQTIFGEKETARLLEYYNQAGGRIWAKMHEHISEMQAAYPLEIAKFALQTQQEEHINMALEALGVKPG, from the coding sequence ATGACAAACCTTACAGAAAAACAGGTTATCACGGAGATTGTCAGAGTTGCACGCAAGCAAGGTTTGACAGTTCACTCTAAGAACGCGCAATTGAATGAAACCGGAATGGACTTTCAAGTTGTATTTGCCGAGGACGATACAGGTATGCAATGGGTGCTGCGAAAACCTCGCCGAAGTGATGTAGTTGAAAGAGCATATGCGGAAGGCAGAACGCTTGCTTTTCTCAGCGCGAATCTTACAGCTGATGTGCCGGATTGGAGAATTCATACACCTGAATTGATCGCTTACCCCATGTTAAAAGGAACGCCGACGGCTGGGGTTGATTTGGAACAGAAGCAATATGTATGGAACATGAATCATCAGCCGCCGTCAGACAATTTTGTCCACACACTTGCCGGCATACTGGCAGAATTACATGGCACGGATCAAATATCTGCTGGGCAATCCGGAATAGAAGTGATAAGTCCAGAAGATTTCAGGCGAATGGCAGCAGACTCTATGGTTGATGTGAAGAATAAGCTTGGCGTATCTAAACAGCTTTGGGAAAGATGGCAAACGTGGATAAATGATGATGCATATTGGCCGGATTTCTCTACTTTGATACACGGCGATCTCCACCCGCCGCATATCCTTATCGACCAAAATGAACGTGTCGCAGGTCTTCTGGATTGGACAGAAGCGAAAGTTGCCGACCCAGCCAAGGATTTTGTTCTTTATCAAACCATTTTCGGAGAAAAAGAAACTGCCCGTTTACTTGAATACTATAATCAAGCAGGCGGCCGAATATGGGCAAAAATGCACGAACACATTTCAGAAATGCAGGCGGCGTATCCGCTGGAAATTGCCAAGTTCGCTCTGCAAACACAGCAGGAGGAACACATCAATATGGCGCTGGAAGCACTTGGCGTCAAACCGGGTTAA
- the rtpA gene encoding anti-TRAP regulator, translating to MVIATDDLEVACPRCERAGEIEGKPCPACSGKGVILTAQGYTLLDFIQKHLNK from the coding sequence ATGGTCATTGCAACTGATGATCTTGAGGTCGCATGTCCTAGATGTGAAAGAGCTGGAGAAATTGAAGGAAAACCTTGCCCGGCCTGCAGCGGGAAAGGTGTTATTCTGACTGCACAAGGATATACGCTTCTGGATTTTATCCAAAAGCATTTGAACAAGTAA
- a CDS encoding DMT family transporter, with product MRAEEKRKIRKAASGTIFLLIGTVCFASKSIWIKWAYQMGAEPDAVLLYRQLFAVPLFWLIFLLYRPSMPDGNKKGGLVKACGAGVFCFFLSPLLDFIGLNHVSAMVERMLLMSCPIFVIVFTACRDRKMVSIQDLFTVLAVMFGLFFALGGWDTELFQANMIESAFILLSSAVYAGYLVLSGRLVHQIGSIRLNAYGMTAAGAAMMLYIGVKSTVGMNIPIAAYPLAVYGLFVFIAVVTTVIPFVLMLEGIKRIGAQRAAIISMAGPVLTIFYGALFLGERLRLIQAVGCAAVFLIITGMEYRKLVTGKNK from the coding sequence ATGAGAGCAGAAGAGAAGAGGAAGATTCGCAAGGCCGCATCAGGTACAATTTTTTTGCTGATCGGAACGGTTTGTTTTGCGTCTAAGTCAATTTGGATTAAATGGGCATATCAAATGGGGGCTGAGCCAGACGCGGTGTTGTTATACAGACAGCTGTTTGCTGTTCCGCTGTTTTGGCTGATTTTCTTGTTATACCGTCCTTCAATGCCAGACGGCAATAAAAAAGGAGGCCTAGTGAAGGCTTGTGGCGCGGGCGTGTTTTGTTTTTTTCTGTCTCCCTTGCTTGATTTTATCGGGCTGAACCATGTATCCGCAATGGTTGAGCGTATGTTGCTGATGAGCTGTCCAATATTTGTAATCGTATTTACCGCATGCCGTGACCGGAAAATGGTCTCCATTCAGGATCTTTTCACAGTGCTGGCAGTCATGTTCGGCCTTTTCTTTGCGCTTGGCGGCTGGGATACTGAGCTCTTTCAGGCAAACATGATTGAATCTGCATTCATTTTGTTATCCTCAGCCGTCTATGCTGGTTATCTTGTCCTTTCCGGGCGGCTCGTTCATCAAATTGGAAGCATCCGTCTTAATGCGTACGGGATGACAGCTGCCGGAGCGGCCATGATGCTTTACATTGGCGTCAAATCGACGGTCGGTATGAATATACCAATAGCAGCATATCCGCTTGCTGTCTATGGTTTGTTTGTGTTCATCGCAGTCGTGACCACTGTGATTCCATTTGTGCTGATGCTTGAGGGCATAAAACGAATAGGGGCACAGCGAGCTGCCATCATTTCAATGGCAGGGCCTGTCCTGACGATTTTCTATGGGGCTTTATTTCTCGGTGAACGGCTCCGGCTTATTCAAGCCGTCGGATGCGCAGCCGTATTTTTGATCATTACGGGCATGGAATATAGGAAACTGGTAACAGGAAAAAATAAATAA
- the ycbL gene encoding two-component system response regulator YcbL: protein MLVEDDHSISEMVGHYLTKEGFEIVHAFDGEEGIRLFRQDSYDLILLDIMLPRLNGMDFLKIIREKSNVPVLMISAKDGDVDKALGLGFGADDYIAKPFSMIELTARVKAAIRRATQYSAEEPAENKVIRIHQLAIDIDNVSVMKNGEPLQLTSTEWQLLCLFAANPKKVFTKEQIYRSVWNEEYFGDQNIINVHMRRLREKIEDDPSAPQYIKTLWGIGYKLGEF, encoded by the coding sequence TTGCTTGTGGAAGACGACCATTCCATCAGTGAAATGGTAGGCCATTATTTAACAAAAGAAGGCTTTGAGATAGTGCATGCCTTCGATGGGGAGGAAGGCATCCGGCTGTTTCGGCAGGATTCATACGATTTGATTCTCCTTGATATCATGCTCCCGAGGCTGAACGGCATGGATTTTCTGAAAATCATCCGGGAGAAAAGCAACGTTCCGGTTTTGATGATTTCAGCAAAAGACGGAGACGTGGACAAGGCATTGGGGCTGGGGTTTGGGGCGGATGATTATATCGCCAAACCGTTTTCGATGATTGAGCTGACAGCAAGAGTAAAAGCCGCGATACGGCGGGCGACGCAATATTCGGCGGAGGAACCGGCTGAGAATAAGGTGATCCGGATTCATCAGCTAGCGATAGATATAGACAATGTCTCAGTTATGAAAAACGGGGAACCGCTTCAGCTAACGTCAACAGAATGGCAGCTGCTGTGCCTATTTGCGGCAAATCCTAAAAAAGTGTTTACGAAAGAACAAATTTACCGTTCCGTCTGGAATGAAGAGTATTTTGGCGATCAAAATATTATTAACGTACATATGCGGCGGCTTAGAGAAAAGATTGAAGATGACCCCTCTGCACCTCAATACATAAAAACGTTATGGGGCATCGGTTATAAATTAGGAGAGTTTTAG